The following are from one region of the Microbacterium sp. cx-55 genome:
- a CDS encoding DUF1932 domain-containing protein: MTRIAVIGLGEAGRRYATGLRAAGAVVRGYDTSPSRVTEGIDRAADLAGALRDADLAISLVGAHAAMSVAAAALPLLGPGVVFADFNTASPETKAAVAAAGVDVGVAVADVAVLAPVTRAGSRTPLLASGPGAAEVGRLLRPFGVPVDTVAGPAGTAARLKLVRSVFMKGLATLLIETLTTADAAGAEPWMRDQLTAELGPDAPALVERLLTGTYAHTARREQEVRDALDLLDSLGTPADMTRGTLAWFERILGERGEDRL; encoded by the coding sequence ATGACCCGCATCGCCGTCATCGGACTCGGCGAGGCCGGACGCCGGTATGCCACCGGGCTGCGCGCGGCCGGCGCCGTGGTGCGCGGGTACGACACGTCGCCGTCCCGCGTCACCGAGGGCATCGATCGCGCCGCCGACCTCGCCGGCGCGCTTCGCGACGCGGATCTCGCGATCAGCCTCGTGGGCGCGCACGCGGCGATGAGCGTCGCGGCGGCGGCGCTGCCGCTTCTGGGCCCGGGGGTCGTGTTCGCCGATTTCAACACCGCGTCACCGGAGACGAAGGCCGCCGTCGCAGCCGCCGGTGTCGACGTCGGCGTCGCCGTCGCGGATGTGGCGGTGCTCGCCCCGGTCACCCGCGCCGGGTCGCGGACGCCCCTGCTCGCGAGTGGCCCGGGCGCGGCAGAGGTCGGCCGCCTCCTCCGGCCGTTCGGCGTACCGGTCGACACGGTCGCGGGCCCCGCCGGAACCGCCGCCCGGCTGAAACTCGTGCGGAGCGTGTTCATGAAGGGCCTGGCGACACTGCTCATCGAGACCCTGACGACGGCGGATGCCGCGGGCGCGGAGCCGTGGATGCGGGATCAGCTGACCGCGGAGTTAGGACCCGACGCCCCCGCACTCGTCGAGCGACTCCTCACCGGCACGTACGCTCACACCGCGCGGCGCGAACAGGAGGTGCGAGACGCCCTCGACCTCCTCGACTCCCTCGGCACACCCGCCGACATGACCCGCGGCACTCTCGCGTGGTTCGAACGCATCCTCGGCGAACGCGGAGAAGACCGGCTCTGA
- a CDS encoding AMP-binding protein produces the protein MRGHYSDVWQAIARAFPDRPAIVTPDDTMTYRRFAADAGALAGHLARAGVGPGDAVAVMLYNRPEYLVTLFACFARAIAPVTLNYRYRATEVRALLEDSGARVLVYPTSLWPVVREAVADWAHAPALITVDDDPPALPSADADAGVPWSEAIAVPGILPVTPPAGAELRLYTGGTTGRPKAVVWGAEDILSVQLYSIYGTVGLPLPQTMDDVVAVAADPATPAPRTLPLAPFMHGTALFTSMNTLVLGGTILVIPSPRLDADAAFRFAVDAGATRLVVAGDAIALPLIEAWERSGERSFGAVGSLISSGMRFSPQAKRRFHARADLVIIDLLASTEGGPYAVNTTASVADVPGRLRLLPGAVVLDDDLREVQHLEGGRGVLAFRGTLPRGYFRDEEKTREAFPVINGVRHVMPGDWAVSHGDGTVDLLGRGSAVVNTGGEKVYPVEVEEALLAFPAIADAVVFGMPDARYGEAVTAVVVVQGTVALDADALRAHLDTLLAGYKKPRNVIVRDSLERSPHGKVDLPRMKASLRTVVGAVDTPTGTLRIVR, from the coding sequence ATGAGAGGCCACTACAGCGACGTATGGCAGGCGATCGCGCGCGCGTTCCCCGATCGACCGGCGATCGTCACCCCGGACGATACGATGACTTATCGGCGCTTCGCCGCGGATGCCGGCGCGCTCGCGGGGCACCTTGCCCGGGCGGGCGTCGGCCCGGGCGACGCCGTCGCGGTGATGCTCTACAACCGTCCCGAGTATCTCGTCACCCTGTTCGCCTGCTTCGCCCGCGCGATCGCGCCGGTGACCCTCAACTACCGGTATCGCGCGACCGAGGTGCGGGCGCTCCTGGAGGATTCCGGTGCCCGCGTGCTGGTGTACCCCACGTCGCTGTGGCCCGTGGTGCGCGAGGCGGTGGCGGACTGGGCGCACGCCCCCGCCCTGATCACCGTGGACGACGACCCGCCCGCCCTTCCGTCCGCGGATGCGGATGCGGGGGTTCCGTGGTCCGAGGCGATCGCTGTGCCCGGAATCCTTCCCGTGACTCCGCCCGCCGGCGCCGAGCTGCGCCTCTACACGGGCGGAACCACGGGGCGACCGAAGGCCGTCGTCTGGGGCGCCGAAGACATCCTCTCGGTGCAGCTCTACTCGATCTACGGCACGGTCGGGCTTCCGCTCCCGCAGACGATGGATGACGTCGTGGCCGTCGCCGCCGACCCGGCGACGCCCGCTCCGCGTACCCTCCCGCTCGCCCCGTTCATGCACGGCACCGCGCTGTTCACCTCGATGAACACCCTCGTGCTGGGCGGCACCATCCTCGTGATCCCCTCGCCGCGCCTCGATGCCGATGCGGCGTTCCGGTTCGCGGTCGACGCGGGCGCCACCCGACTCGTCGTGGCCGGTGACGCCATCGCGCTCCCGCTGATCGAGGCGTGGGAGCGCTCGGGTGAGCGTTCGTTCGGCGCGGTCGGGTCTCTCATCAGTTCCGGGATGCGGTTCAGCCCGCAGGCGAAGCGCCGGTTCCACGCGCGCGCCGACCTGGTCATCATCGACCTGCTCGCCTCGACCGAGGGCGGACCGTACGCGGTCAACACGACCGCATCCGTCGCCGATGTTCCCGGGCGGCTGCGCCTGCTGCCGGGGGCCGTGGTGCTCGACGACGACCTGCGCGAGGTGCAGCACCTCGAGGGGGGTCGGGGTGTCCTCGCCTTCCGTGGCACGTTGCCGAGGGGCTACTTCCGCGACGAGGAGAAGACCCGTGAGGCCTTCCCGGTGATCAACGGGGTGCGTCACGTCATGCCCGGCGACTGGGCGGTCTCTCACGGCGACGGCACGGTCGACCTGCTCGGGCGGGGGAGCGCCGTGGTCAACACGGGCGGCGAGAAGGTCTATCCGGTCGAGGTCGAAGAGGCCCTCCTCGCTTTTCCGGCGATTGCGGATGCGGTCGTCTTCGGTATGCCGGACGCCCGCTACGGCGAGGCGGTCACGGCGGTCGTCGTCGTCCAGGGAACGGTCGCTCTCGATGCGGACGCCCTCCGCGCCCATCTCGACACGCTCCTCGCCGGCTACAAGAAGCCCCGGAACGTGATCGTCCGCGACAGTCTCGAGCGCAGCCCGCACGGCAAGGTGGATCTCCCGCGGATGAAGGCCTCGCTCCGGACGGTTGTCGGCGCCGTCGATACCCCCACGGGGACCCTGCGGATCGTGCGCTGA
- a CDS encoding SDR family oxidoreductase translates to MSAVRLDGRVVIVTGAGRSLGRAYALALADAGAAVVVNDVDAQSAAQTVSDITDAGGSAVAVVAAVGTSAAADELAAAALSSFGRLDVLVANAGVLRDRVLWKMSDDDFDAVISTHLRGSFTCGRAAAVAMRERGEGGRIILIGSPAGQFGSFGQTNYAAAKAGLVAMARTWSLELARAGITANAVIPTALSPMTATIPAYTQVYEDFVAGKGIPTEYRRDHALGTPEDVAALIVWLASEHSAAVTGQAIGIGGDRLALYAHPAVLETADRDGGWSAEEIDGVWRDRFAPLAQRSGPPTLD, encoded by the coding sequence ATGAGCGCGGTGCGGCTGGACGGGCGGGTGGTGATCGTCACCGGCGCCGGGCGCAGTCTCGGGCGCGCGTACGCGCTCGCGCTCGCCGACGCCGGGGCGGCGGTGGTCGTGAACGACGTCGATGCGCAGAGCGCGGCCCAGACGGTATCTGACATCACGGATGCGGGCGGGTCGGCGGTCGCCGTCGTCGCGGCCGTGGGCACGAGCGCGGCCGCCGACGAGCTGGCGGCGGCGGCGCTCTCGTCGTTCGGGCGCCTCGACGTGCTCGTGGCCAACGCGGGTGTGCTGCGGGACCGCGTGCTGTGGAAGATGTCGGATGACGACTTCGACGCCGTGATCAGCACGCACCTGCGGGGGTCATTCACCTGCGGGCGCGCGGCCGCGGTCGCGATGCGCGAGCGGGGCGAGGGCGGTCGCATCATCCTGATCGGTTCGCCCGCGGGGCAGTTCGGCAGTTTCGGCCAGACGAACTACGCGGCGGCGAAGGCGGGACTGGTCGCGATGGCCCGCACCTGGTCGCTCGAGCTCGCGCGCGCGGGGATCACCGCCAACGCGGTCATCCCGACCGCGCTCAGCCCGATGACCGCGACGATCCCCGCCTACACGCAGGTGTACGAGGACTTCGTGGCCGGGAAGGGCATCCCCACCGAGTACCGGCGCGACCACGCGCTCGGCACCCCGGAGGATGTCGCGGCCCTCATCGTGTGGCTGGCGTCGGAGCACTCGGCGGCCGTGACGGGGCAGGCGATCGGCATCGGCGGAGACCGGCTCGCGCTGTACGCGCACCCGGCGGTGCTCGAGACCGCCGACCGCGACGGCGGATGGTCGGCGGAGGAGATCGATGGCGTCTGGCGCGATCGATTCGCGCCGCTCGCGCAGCGATCCGGCCCGCCCACGCTCGACTGA
- a CDS encoding MaoC family dehydratase — MTDAARLSLDVAELANAAGASFGPSSWREITQDEVDLFARVTGDHNPIHLDAAYAASTPFGTRIAHGLLTLSLVVPLMAEVFDVPDAGMGINYGLNRVRFPAPVPVGSRIRVVGEVRTASEVPGGVQIEVPVTFEIEGAPKPACVAELVLRYYR; from the coding sequence ATGACGGATGCCGCACGACTCTCGCTCGATGTCGCCGAGCTCGCGAACGCCGCGGGCGCCTCGTTCGGTCCCTCCTCGTGGCGGGAGATCACGCAGGACGAGGTCGACTTGTTCGCGCGCGTCACCGGCGATCACAACCCCATCCACCTCGACGCCGCGTACGCCGCGAGCACCCCGTTCGGCACGCGCATCGCGCACGGGCTGCTGACGCTCAGCCTCGTCGTACCGCTGATGGCCGAGGTCTTCGACGTGCCCGACGCGGGGATGGGCATCAACTACGGACTCAACCGCGTGCGCTTCCCGGCGCCCGTGCCGGTCGGATCTCGGATCCGCGTCGTCGGCGAGGTGCGCACGGCGTCGGAGGTTCCGGGCGGCGTGCAGATCGAGGTGCCGGTCACGTTCGAGATCGAGGGTGCGCCGAAACCCGCGTGCGTGGCCGAGCTCGTGCTGAGGTACTACCGATGA
- a CDS encoding MarR family winged helix-turn-helix transcriptional regulator, translated as MTPQRRSLVYQIKQLELALRPRFHAACAAAGMTAAQYTALTVLERRPGISGSELARRSFVRPQTMAGIIDPLVDGGLVSRDPGPGRQILLRLTDAGTTTLARLDPQVAGVEELMLADFDEEEREVFATLLRRARRSLDEQGHRPA; from the coding sequence ATGACCCCACAGCGACGCAGCCTCGTCTACCAGATCAAGCAGCTCGAGCTGGCGCTGCGCCCGCGGTTCCACGCGGCGTGCGCGGCCGCCGGCATGACCGCCGCGCAGTACACCGCGCTGACCGTGCTCGAACGCCGCCCCGGTATCAGCGGCTCGGAGCTCGCCCGCCGCTCGTTCGTGCGCCCGCAGACCATGGCGGGGATCATCGATCCGCTGGTCGACGGGGGTCTCGTCAGCCGCGATCCCGGCCCGGGCCGTCAGATCCTCCTCCGACTCACGGATGCGGGCACGACGACCCTCGCGCGGCTCGACCCGCAGGTCGCCGGCGTCGAAGAACTGATGCTCGCGGACTTCGACGAGGAGGAGCGCGAAGTGTTCGCCACGCTCCTCCGACGCGCGCGGCGGTCGCTCGACGAGCAGGGCCACCGTCCCGCGTGA
- a CDS encoding aminomethyl transferase family protein encodes MTESAAAAIARIGNPVDLLRNAQARPTIFPVTPEFSNWRSEQRAWRESVALLDQSHHMTDLFISGPDAARLLSETGVNSFATFPVDAAKQFVAVNHEGYLIGDAILFHLDDEVYDLVGWYMVLDWVQFIGETGDYDVTFERDANTLMREPGTPPTLYRYEVQGPHALALVEKLIGGPVPATKFFGMATFDIAGATVRSLRHGMAGQPGFELFGPWADGDRIRDAIVSAGEEFGLVRVGAKAYSSANLESAWVPSPLPAIFTGERSAEYLAWLPAARLGSLAGSFVSDDIEDYYLTPYDLGYGRSVAFDHDFIGRAALERHAASPQRVKVTLVWEPEDVAAAQRSLYEEGVPAKYIDFPKARYGLYQVDRVSAEDGADAGISHDVGYITGEQVFVSLASVAPEYAESGTRVVVTWGEQPHTAKPAVEPHRQVEIRATVQPAPYSRFARENYRKS; translated from the coding sequence ATGACCGAATCCGCCGCCGCCGCGATCGCCCGCATCGGAAACCCCGTCGACCTGCTGCGGAACGCGCAGGCGAGGCCGACGATCTTCCCCGTCACGCCGGAGTTCAGCAACTGGCGGAGCGAGCAGCGGGCGTGGCGCGAGAGCGTCGCCCTGCTCGACCAGTCGCACCACATGACCGACCTGTTCATCTCCGGCCCGGATGCGGCTCGCCTGCTCAGCGAGACGGGCGTGAACAGTTTCGCGACCTTTCCGGTCGATGCCGCGAAGCAGTTCGTGGCCGTGAACCACGAGGGGTACCTGATCGGCGACGCCATCCTGTTCCATCTCGACGACGAGGTGTACGACCTCGTGGGCTGGTACATGGTGCTCGACTGGGTGCAGTTCATCGGCGAGACGGGCGACTACGACGTCACCTTCGAGCGCGATGCGAACACACTGATGCGCGAGCCCGGCACCCCGCCGACCCTCTACCGGTACGAGGTGCAGGGCCCGCACGCCCTGGCGCTCGTGGAGAAGCTCATCGGCGGACCGGTGCCGGCGACGAAGTTCTTCGGGATGGCGACGTTCGACATCGCGGGCGCCACCGTGCGCTCTCTCCGGCACGGGATGGCGGGTCAGCCGGGGTTCGAGCTGTTCGGTCCGTGGGCGGATGGCGACCGCATCCGTGACGCGATCGTCTCTGCGGGCGAGGAGTTCGGTCTCGTGCGGGTCGGGGCGAAGGCGTACTCGTCGGCGAACCTCGAGTCGGCATGGGTGCCGTCGCCCCTGCCGGCGATTTTCACGGGCGAGCGCTCGGCCGAGTATCTGGCCTGGTTGCCGGCGGCGCGGCTCGGTTCGCTGGCTGGGAGCTTCGTGTCGGATGACATCGAGGACTACTACCTGACCCCGTACGACCTCGGGTACGGGCGCAGCGTCGCCTTCGACCACGACTTCATCGGGCGGGCGGCGCTCGAGCGGCACGCGGCGTCGCCGCAGCGGGTGAAGGTCACGCTGGTCTGGGAGCCGGAAGACGTGGCGGCCGCGCAACGATCGCTGTACGAGGAGGGTGTGCCGGCGAAGTACATCGACTTCCCGAAGGCGCGGTACGGGCTCTATCAGGTCGATCGCGTGTCGGCGGAGGACGGGGCGGATGCGGGCATCTCGCACGACGTGGGGTACATCACGGGTGAGCAGGTCTTCGTGTCGCTCGCGAGTGTGGCGCCGGAGTACGCCGAGTCGGGCACGCGGGTCGTCGTCACCTGGGGTGAGCAGCCCCACACGGCCAAGCCCGCGGTCGAGCCGCACCGGCAGGTCGAAATCCGCGCGACCGTGCAGCCCGCTCCGTACTCGCGGTTCGCGCGGGAGAACTATCGCAAGAGTTGA
- a CDS encoding LysR family transcriptional regulator, whose amino-acid sequence MPEGPLELRRAARSGIAPVDLNLIRAFVAIAETRSLTSAAGRLYVTQPAVSQALGRLRRELDDPLFHRVGRAMVPTPLADSVYPGFREAVAAVDRTLDGVRRFDPADSTRTFRIALSELGEIGWFPAIVRAVRRRAPEMRIEVVPMDVQALPEWLGRGTVDLAATPSPVPGRFEKVILKTQGYGVVMSSRHPLSHSPLDLEAYATAGHIVVASDSGAPAVEHALRLAGVTIEPRIAAHHFAALPPLLAASHDLIATMPDTIAEGWAQTWPLVVRPLPFEMAPLDVSLYRRSTTAHTAALDWLFETVARAIRGSSGRFQVIHGDAADG is encoded by the coding sequence ATGCCTGAGGGGCCGCTCGAGCTTCGGCGTGCGGCACGCAGCGGAATCGCGCCCGTGGACCTGAACCTCATCCGCGCGTTCGTCGCGATCGCCGAGACCCGCAGTCTCACCTCCGCTGCCGGGCGGCTGTATGTGACGCAGCCCGCGGTCAGCCAGGCGCTCGGGCGCCTCCGCCGCGAACTCGACGACCCGCTGTTCCACCGCGTCGGGCGCGCGATGGTCCCCACACCCCTCGCCGACAGCGTCTACCCCGGCTTCCGCGAGGCCGTAGCTGCGGTCGATCGCACCCTCGACGGCGTGCGCCGGTTCGACCCGGCGGACTCGACGCGCACCTTCCGGATCGCGCTGTCCGAGCTCGGCGAGATCGGCTGGTTCCCCGCCATCGTCCGGGCCGTCCGGCGACGCGCGCCCGAGATGCGGATCGAGGTCGTCCCGATGGACGTGCAGGCGCTTCCCGAGTGGCTGGGGCGCGGCACGGTCGATCTGGCTGCCACCCCGTCGCCCGTGCCGGGGCGGTTCGAGAAGGTGATTCTGAAGACCCAGGGGTACGGCGTCGTGATGTCGTCGCGGCATCCGCTATCCCACAGCCCGCTCGACCTCGAGGCGTACGCGACGGCCGGCCACATCGTCGTCGCGAGCGACTCGGGTGCACCCGCCGTGGAGCACGCGTTGCGTCTGGCCGGAGTCACGATCGAGCCGCGCATCGCCGCGCACCACTTCGCGGCGCTGCCGCCGCTGCTCGCCGCGAGTCACGACCTGATCGCGACGATGCCCGACACGATCGCCGAGGGGTGGGCGCAGACGTGGCCGCTGGTGGTGCGACCCCTGCCCTTCGAGATGGCGCCGCTCGATGTCAGCCTCTACCGCCGCTCCACGACGGCGCACACAGCCGCGCTCGACTGGCTGTTCGAGACGGTGGCGCGCGCCATCCGCGGGTCGTCGGGACGGTTCCAGGTGATCCACGGCGACGCCGCGGACGGCTGA
- the ligM gene encoding vanillate/3-O-methylgallate O-demethylase, protein MARNLQELLDERGNIVEMLRDSQLGTYIYPVVPAEFTNWRREQKAWRETAVLYDQTHHMVNFFVSGPDALKLLSDTGINSFANFPVNTAKQFVPTASNGGVIGDGILFHEAQGDYVYVGRAPAANWLQFHAETGGYDVEFRYDDRSPSRPYGAAVHRDYYRFQIQGPNAWAIIEKLNGGPLEKVRFFHMGEMTIAGESVRTLRHGMAGAPGLEIWGPYEQHAKIREAVLEAGREFGIEPCGSRAYSSNTLESGWIPSPLPAIYTGEAERAYREWLPANSYEAINALAGSFVSDDIEDYYLTPWELGYGSFVKFDHDFIGRDALEKVDADAQRKKVTLAWNDEDLAKILTSVIDREGVGYQFFDLPNANYGSSNYDAVIDADGNQIGLSLFTGVTANEKRGLSLATVDRDVPIGAEVRVVWGEPDGGSKKTTVEPHEQIAVRAIVSPVPYAETARQEYQGGWRTAGTL, encoded by the coding sequence ATGGCACGCAACCTGCAGGAGCTGCTGGATGAGCGGGGGAACATCGTCGAGATGCTCCGCGATTCGCAGCTCGGAACCTACATCTACCCGGTCGTTCCGGCCGAGTTCACGAACTGGCGGCGCGAGCAGAAGGCCTGGCGTGAGACCGCCGTGCTCTACGACCAGACGCACCACATGGTCAACTTCTTCGTCTCGGGTCCCGATGCGCTGAAGCTCCTGAGCGACACCGGCATCAATTCGTTCGCGAACTTCCCCGTGAACACCGCCAAGCAGTTCGTGCCGACCGCATCCAACGGCGGCGTGATCGGTGACGGCATCCTGTTCCACGAGGCGCAGGGCGACTACGTCTACGTCGGTCGCGCGCCGGCGGCGAACTGGCTGCAGTTCCACGCCGAGACGGGCGGATACGACGTCGAGTTCCGCTACGACGACCGCTCGCCCTCGCGTCCCTACGGCGCGGCCGTCCACCGCGACTACTACCGCTTCCAGATTCAGGGGCCGAACGCCTGGGCCATCATCGAGAAGCTCAACGGCGGACCGCTCGAGAAGGTGCGGTTCTTCCACATGGGCGAGATGACGATCGCGGGTGAGAGCGTACGGACGCTCCGGCACGGGATGGCGGGTGCTCCGGGGCTCGAGATCTGGGGCCCCTACGAGCAGCACGCGAAGATCCGCGAAGCCGTCCTCGAGGCCGGCCGCGAGTTCGGGATCGAGCCCTGCGGCTCGCGCGCGTACTCGTCGAACACGCTCGAATCGGGATGGATCCCCTCGCCGCTACCGGCGATCTACACCGGCGAGGCCGAGCGGGCGTACCGCGAGTGGCTGCCCGCGAACAGCTACGAGGCGATCAACGCGCTCGCCGGCTCGTTCGTATCGGACGACATCGAGGACTACTACCTCACCCCGTGGGAGCTCGGCTACGGCTCGTTCGTGAAGTTCGACCACGACTTCATCGGCCGCGACGCCCTCGAGAAGGTGGATGCGGACGCGCAGCGCAAGAAGGTCACGCTCGCCTGGAACGACGAGGACCTGGCGAAGATCCTCACGAGCGTGATCGACCGCGAGGGTGTCGGCTACCAGTTCTTCGATCTGCCGAACGCGAACTACGGTTCGTCCAACTACGACGCCGTGATCGACGCCGACGGCAACCAGATCGGGCTCTCGCTGTTCACGGGAGTCACGGCGAACGAGAAGCGCGGGCTGTCGCTCGCGACCGTCGATCGGGATGTGCCGATCGGGGCCGAGGTGCGCGTCGTCTGGGGCGAACCGGATGGCGGATCGAAGAAGACGACCGTCGAGCCGCACGAGCAGATCGCGGTGCGCGCGATCGTGAGCCCGGTGCCCTACGCCGAGACCGCCCGGCAGGAGTACCAGGGGGGCTGGCGCACCGCGGGCACGCTGTAG
- a CDS encoding PIG-L deacetylase family protein → MAEITPSLLVLSAHAGDFVWRAGGAIAAATLRGERATVVCLSYGERGESASQWLQGKALDEIKAIRRGEAEAAASALGAAVEFLDLGDYPLRETPDAVAALVDVYRRVQPTVVLTHPLTDPYNGDHPAAARMALEARVLAQAIGVANSDGSFPTKETIIGAPPVFFFEPHQPEQSGFVPNVLLDITDAFPAKRAAMECLPAQKHMWSYYTDLAVRRGVQVKRNAGPNLGLAHDTMGEAYMRYFPQVTGLLE, encoded by the coding sequence ATGGCAGAGATCACCCCTTCGCTGCTCGTGCTCAGCGCCCACGCGGGCGACTTCGTCTGGCGGGCGGGCGGCGCGATCGCCGCCGCCACCCTGCGCGGCGAGCGCGCGACGGTCGTGTGCCTGAGCTACGGCGAGCGCGGCGAATCCGCCAGCCAGTGGCTGCAGGGCAAAGCCCTCGACGAGATCAAGGCGATCCGTCGCGGCGAGGCGGAGGCGGCCGCATCCGCCCTCGGTGCCGCCGTCGAGTTCCTCGACCTCGGCGACTACCCGCTCCGCGAGACCCCGGATGCGGTCGCCGCCCTCGTCGACGTGTACCGCCGTGTGCAGCCGACCGTGGTGCTCACCCACCCGCTGACCGACCCGTATAACGGCGACCATCCCGCCGCGGCGCGCATGGCTCTGGAGGCACGGGTGCTGGCCCAGGCGATCGGCGTCGCGAACTCCGACGGCTCGTTCCCCACGAAGGAGACGATCATCGGCGCCCCGCCGGTCTTCTTCTTTGAACCGCACCAGCCGGAGCAGAGCGGCTTCGTGCCGAACGTGCTGCTCGACATCACGGACGCGTTTCCCGCCAAGCGCGCCGCCATGGAGTGCCTGCCCGCGCAGAAGCACATGTGGTCGTACTACACCGATCTCGCCGTCCGCCGCGGGGTGCAGGTCAAGCGCAATGCCGGCCCGAACCTCGGCCTCGCGCACGACACGATGGGCGAGGCGTACATGCGCTATTTCCCCCAGGTGACGGGCTTGCTCGAATGA
- a CDS encoding 4-carboxy-4-hydroxy-2-oxoadipate aldolase/oxaloacetate decarboxylase, whose product MTAASGRIVVTDIRRADADTAAALAEFGSATVHEAMGRTGYAGPRIRPIQQGAAVSGTAITVRVAPGDNLMVHAAIEQAQPGDVIVVAPVTDSAFGFIGELMATQMQTRGVRAYVTSGGVRDTAELRTMGFPVWTAHVSAEGTVKDTAGAVNVPIILDGVAVRPGDVIVADDDGVTVVPRERAAGTLDAARTRAAREAANRERYRAGEISMDLNALRPVLADLGVRFVTQAEFERDDD is encoded by the coding sequence ATGACCGCGGCATCCGGTCGGATCGTGGTGACCGACATCCGGCGAGCGGATGCCGACACCGCCGCGGCGTTGGCCGAATTCGGCTCGGCGACCGTGCACGAGGCGATGGGTCGCACCGGATACGCGGGGCCCCGCATCCGCCCCATCCAACAGGGCGCGGCCGTGTCGGGCACGGCGATCACCGTGCGCGTCGCCCCGGGCGACAACCTGATGGTGCACGCCGCGATCGAGCAGGCGCAGCCGGGAGATGTGATCGTCGTCGCTCCGGTGACCGATTCGGCGTTCGGGTTCATCGGTGAGCTGATGGCTACGCAGATGCAGACCCGCGGCGTGCGGGCGTATGTGACCTCCGGCGGCGTCCGCGACACGGCCGAGCTGCGGACGATGGGGTTTCCGGTGTGGACCGCGCACGTCAGCGCCGAAGGCACGGTCAAAGACACCGCGGGCGCCGTGAACGTGCCGATCATCCTCGACGGGGTGGCCGTGCGGCCGGGCGATGTCATCGTCGCGGATGACGACGGGGTCACCGTCGTGCCGCGTGAACGCGCCGCCGGGACGCTCGACGCGGCCCGCACTCGCGCCGCGCGCGAGGCCGCCAACCGCGAGCGCTACCGCGCCGGCGAGATCTCGATGGATCTGAACGCCCTGCGGCCGGTGCTCGCCGACCTCGGAGTGCGGTTCGTGACACAGGCGGAGTTCGAGCGCGATGACGACTGA
- a CDS encoding 4-oxalomesaconate tautomerase: MTTDDRAAGVRCMLMRGGTSKGAFFLEEDLPSDPAARDDLLLRIMGSPDPAQIDGIGGAHPLTSKVAVVRRSDEPGIDIDYLFLQVAVDEPLVADAQTCGNLLAAIGPFALERGLVRATGDETVVRIRLRNTGDIADATFATPGGRPDYDGDVAIDGVPGTAAGISLQVSGGDKPLFPSGAITDKIDGHRVTLIDNGMPVVLLAAGEFGVAGDESPGDLEARVDLLDALERVRLVAGERMGLGDVRAQTIPKMILLSPPSATGAISARAFIPIRVHTSIGVLMAASVAAGVRIPGTIAADLARAADGDTTRIEHPTGTFSARVSVHQDADGRWHAASVSVRTARPLFDGTVFPRPRR, encoded by the coding sequence ATGACGACTGACGATCGCGCGGCGGGCGTGCGCTGCATGCTCATGCGCGGCGGCACCTCGAAGGGCGCGTTCTTTCTCGAAGAAGACCTCCCTTCAGACCCGGCCGCCCGCGACGATCTGCTGCTGCGGATCATGGGCAGCCCCGACCCCGCGCAGATCGACGGCATCGGCGGCGCGCATCCCCTCACCTCGAAGGTCGCCGTCGTGCGGCGCTCCGACGAGCCCGGCATCGACATCGATTACCTGTTCCTGCAGGTGGCCGTCGACGAGCCGCTCGTCGCCGACGCGCAGACGTGCGGCAACCTGCTCGCGGCAATCGGCCCGTTCGCCCTCGAGCGCGGACTCGTGCGCGCGACGGGCGACGAGACCGTGGTCCGCATCCGCCTACGCAACACCGGCGACATCGCCGACGCGACCTTCGCGACCCCGGGCGGCCGGCCCGATTACGACGGCGACGTCGCGATCGACGGCGTTCCGGGAACCGCCGCGGGAATCTCGCTCCAGGTGTCGGGGGGCGACAAGCCGCTGTTCCCGAGCGGAGCGATCACCGACAAGATCGACGGGCACCGCGTCACCCTGATCGACAACGGGATGCCGGTCGTGCTGCTCGCCGCGGGCGAGTTCGGCGTCGCCGGCGACGAATCCCCCGGCGATCTCGAGGCTCGCGTCGATCTGCTCGACGCCCTCGAACGCGTGCGTCTCGTCGCCGGCGAGCGCATGGGCCTGGGCGACGTGCGCGCGCAGACCATACCGAAGATGATCCTGCTGTCGCCGCCGTCGGCGACCGGGGCGATCTCGGCGCGAGCGTTCATTCCGATTCGCGTACATACGTCGATCGGGGTGCTCATGGCGGCCTCGGTAGCCGCCGGCGTCCGCATCCCGGGCACGATCGCCGCGGACCTCGCCCGAGCCGCGGACGGCGACACGACCCGGATCGAGCACCCGACCGGCACGTTCTCCGCCCGGGTCTCGGTGCACCAGGATGCGGACGGCCGCTGGCATGCGGCGTCCGTGTCCGTCCGCACCGCCCGCCCCCTGTTCGACGGCACCGTGTTCCCGCGGCCCCGCCGCTGA